The Halogranum gelatinilyticum genome includes a window with the following:
- a CDS encoding DICT sensory domain-containing protein, translating to MRALYDHLVDHRRTLAVHNPDRSVDLEPIRSLLSAHGIQLSVVETAAATPPGFCVLYDDEGVLATTTLAELDQYTELEASLAGDTVPSVLSAVDPETTILFEESIPKLASISRELEAIAWRDGGGRLVVGFQELSTFRKQSRTQEVYDELVRAGLDVTVCGYPDVTVDDSLVSIYEDHEKQFADYWFVLFDGSERKGALIARETEPDTFTGLWTRNGPVVEELFAMLESRYPELLED from the coding sequence ATGAGGGCCCTCTACGACCACCTCGTCGACCACCGTCGGACGCTCGCGGTTCACAACCCCGACCGGTCGGTCGACCTGGAGCCGATCCGGTCGCTCCTGTCGGCACACGGAATCCAACTCTCGGTCGTCGAGACTGCGGCCGCGACACCGCCGGGGTTCTGTGTCCTCTACGACGACGAGGGCGTCCTGGCGACGACGACACTGGCCGAACTCGACCAGTACACGGAGCTGGAGGCGTCGCTCGCAGGCGACACGGTCCCTTCGGTTCTCTCGGCCGTCGACCCCGAGACGACCATCCTCTTCGAAGAATCGATTCCAAAGTTGGCCTCCATCTCGCGGGAGCTGGAGGCGATCGCCTGGCGGGACGGTGGCGGTCGGCTCGTCGTCGGCTTCCAGGAGCTGTCGACGTTCCGCAAGCAGTCGCGGACGCAGGAAGTCTACGACGAACTCGTCCGTGCTGGACTCGACGTGACGGTCTGTGGCTACCCCGACGTCACGGTGGACGACTCGCTGGTGTCGATCTACGAGGACCACGAGAAGCAGTTCGCCGACTACTGGTTCGTCCTGTTCGACGGGAGCGAGCGAAAGGGCGCGCTCATCGCCCGAGAGACCGAACCGGACACCTTCACCGGTCTGTGGACGAGAAACGGCCCGGTCGTCGAGGAACTGTTTGCGATGCTGGAGTCGAGATATCCGGAGCTTCTCGAGGACTGA
- a CDS encoding MogA/MoaB family molybdenum cofactor biosynthesis protein, translating into MTDHDHDGHNHDHGEENDHSHEHSGHGHGDDEGDDHGHHDHHHHDVDTVGYGIVTVSSSRSLDDDPAGDAIAAAAETAGGEVVVRNLVPDDYDKVQAEIHNLVGRGDVDVVVTTGGTGVTPDDVTVEAANPLFEKELPGFGELFRQLSYDEIGTKVVGTRAVAGVADGVPVFCLPGSENAARLGIEEIIVHEASHLAGLAGREEDESEE; encoded by the coding sequence ATGACTGACCACGACCACGATGGCCACAATCACGACCACGGCGAGGAGAACGACCACAGTCACGAACACAGCGGCCACGGCCACGGTGACGATGAAGGGGACGACCACGGTCATCACGACCACCACCACCACGACGTCGACACCGTCGGCTACGGTATCGTCACCGTCTCCTCCTCGCGCTCGCTCGACGACGACCCTGCGGGCGACGCCATCGCGGCCGCTGCCGAGACCGCTGGCGGCGAGGTCGTCGTTCGCAACCTCGTCCCCGACGACTACGACAAGGTGCAGGCGGAGATTCACAACCTCGTCGGCCGCGGCGACGTCGACGTCGTCGTCACCACGGGCGGTACGGGCGTCACCCCCGACGACGTGACCGTCGAGGCGGCCAACCCGCTGTTCGAGAAGGAACTGCCCGGGTTCGGCGAGCTGTTCCGCCAGCTCTCCTACGACGAGATCGGCACGAAGGTCGTCGGGACGCGAGCCGTCGCTGGCGTCGCCGACGGCGTCCCGGTCTTCTGTCTGCCTGGCAGCGAGAACGCTGCACGGCTCGGCATCGAGGAGATCATCGTCCACGAGGCGAGCCATCTCGCGGGGTTGGCGGGGCGCGAGGAAGACGAGAGCGAGGAGTGA
- a CDS encoding S8 family serine peptidase codes for MTQDGTPDLNRRRFLQATGAVGLAGALGGVASATPGRSPGPKEDEILVGVAQGDDSPADVVKKAVPGKARIVHENKTLSYVAVKFPSQAADVARENFIEAVTKNDRVKYAEKNATLSTSLSPNDPRYGDQYAPQMVNADTAWDTTLGSSSVTIAVVDTGVQYDHPDLAGSFGSNPGYDFVDDDGDPYPDVLADEYHGTHVAGIAGGVTDNGTGTSGISNSTLISGRALDESGRGSTADIADAVEWAADQGADVINLSLGGGGYTSTMKNAVSYATNNGALVVAAAGNNGTSSVSYPAAYSECLAVSSLDPDGSLASYSQYGSSIELAAPGSNVLATLPTDDYGELSGTSMATPVVAGVAGLTLAQWDVDNVTLRDHLKNTAVDIGLSSSQQGSGRVDAANAVETDPANGGGGDGGDGGDDGGSGGSTSASVTDSLTNSADSKCWTYAFEYSNPSTVVISLDGPSYADFDLYANDGTGTCPSTSSYDYRSWTTTSQESITIDNPDTSADLSILVDSYSGSGSYTLEIVEYE; via the coding sequence ATGACGCAAGATGGCACCCCGGACCTGAACCGTCGACGGTTTCTCCAAGCGACTGGCGCGGTCGGTCTCGCTGGCGCGTTGGGCGGCGTCGCGAGCGCGACACCCGGCCGGAGTCCCGGCCCGAAAGAAGACGAAATTCTCGTCGGCGTCGCACAGGGCGACGACAGCCCGGCCGACGTCGTAAAGAAGGCCGTCCCCGGCAAGGCGCGTATCGTCCACGAGAACAAGACGCTGAGCTACGTCGCGGTCAAGTTCCCCTCGCAGGCGGCCGACGTCGCCCGCGAGAACTTCATCGAGGCGGTCACGAAGAATGACCGCGTCAAGTACGCCGAGAAGAACGCGACGCTCTCGACGTCGCTCTCGCCGAACGACCCACGCTACGGCGACCAGTACGCCCCGCAGATGGTCAACGCCGACACCGCGTGGGACACGACGCTCGGCTCCTCGTCGGTCACTATCGCCGTCGTCGACACCGGCGTCCAGTACGACCACCCGGACCTCGCCGGAAGTTTCGGCTCGAACCCCGGCTACGACTTCGTCGACGACGACGGCGACCCCTATCCGGACGTCCTCGCCGACGAATACCACGGCACGCACGTCGCGGGCATCGCGGGCGGCGTGACGGACAACGGCACGGGAACCTCGGGCATCAGCAACTCCACGCTCATCAGCGGCCGCGCGCTCGACGAGAGCGGCCGCGGCTCGACAGCCGACATCGCCGACGCCGTCGAGTGGGCCGCAGACCAGGGTGCGGACGTCATCAACCTCTCGCTGGGTGGCGGCGGCTACACCAGCACGATGAAGAACGCCGTCTCGTACGCCACCAACAACGGCGCGCTCGTCGTCGCCGCCGCGGGCAACAATGGGACCAGTAGCGTCTCGTATCCGGCCGCCTACAGCGAGTGTCTCGCCGTCTCCTCGCTCGACCCCGACGGCTCGCTCGCCTCCTACTCGCAGTACGGTAGCTCGATCGAACTCGCCGCCCCCGGGTCGAACGTCCTCGCGACGCTGCCGACCGACGATTACGGGGAACTCTCGGGGACGTCGATGGCGACGCCCGTCGTCGCCGGCGTCGCCGGACTGACGCTCGCGCAGTGGGACGTCGACAACGTCACCCTCCGCGACCACCTGAAGAACACAGCCGTCGACATCGGCCTCTCCAGCAGCCAGCAGGGCAGCGGCCGCGTCGACGCGGCCAACGCCGTCGAGACCGACCCCGCCAACGGCGGCGGTGGCGACGGCGGCGACGGCGGCGACGACGGTGGAAGCGGTGGCTCGACGAGTGCCTCCGTCACGGACTCGCTCACCAACTCCGCCGACTCGAAGTGTTGGACTTACGCCTTCGAGTACTCGAACCCCTCGACGGTCGTCATCAGCCTCGACGGCCCCTCCTACGCTGACTTCGACCTCTACGCGAACGACGGCACGGGCACGTGTCCGTCGACGAGCAGCTACGACTACCGCTCGTGGACGACGACCAGCCAGGAGAGCATCACCATCGATAACCCCGACACGTCGGCGGATCTCAGCATCCTCGTCGACTCCTACTCGGGGAGCGGCAGTTACACGCTCGAGATCGTCGAGTACGAGTAA
- a CDS encoding DUF4864 domain-containing protein, producing the protein MTEQYVNHGLPRPDPELSPESVVQLQLDALRVNDEPYADSGIETAFVFASPAVRSVVGPFERFASVVRSERYEPLIDFDRVGTTPIERFGDDARQEVTVVDGDGHETVYEFRLSRRVTGKLAGCWLTEAVVVLA; encoded by the coding sequence ATGACCGAACAGTACGTCAACCACGGGCTTCCCCGTCCCGACCCCGAGCTCTCCCCCGAATCGGTGGTGCAACTCCAACTCGACGCGCTGCGTGTGAACGACGAACCGTACGCCGACAGCGGCATCGAGACGGCGTTCGTCTTCGCGTCGCCAGCCGTCCGCAGTGTCGTCGGGCCCTTCGAGCGCTTCGCGAGCGTGGTCCGCAGCGAGCGGTACGAACCGCTCATCGACTTCGACCGCGTTGGCACGACGCCCATCGAACGCTTCGGCGACGACGCGAGACAGGAGGTCACCGTCGTCGACGGCGACGGCCACGAGACGGTCTACGAGTTCCGTCTCTCCCGGCGGGTCACCGGGAAGCTCGCCGGCTGCTGGCTCACCGAGGCCGTCGTCGTGCTCGCGTGA
- a CDS encoding zinc-binding dehydrogenase, producing MKAVQFSEHGDRDVLTYDEFDDLEPGRDEVLVDVKAGALNHLDIWTRKGLPGVDLEMPHIPGSDAAGVVEAVGENVTRFEEGDHVAVSAGVACGQCEFCRDGDESLCVRFHIIGEHVRGVHAEEAVVPEANLVEVPKHVDWEVAGSASLVFQTAWRMLVDRAGLEAGEKVLVLGASGGVGHAAVQIADYAGAEVFATASTDEKLEYARECGADHVINYEDEDFAAQVKELTGKRGVDVVVDHIGEATYQDSLKSLAKGGRVVTCGATTGPNPDAGLNRIFWNQLSVIGSTMATPGQVDDVLELVWDGTFEPRVRETLPMSEAERAHEMIENREGFGKVVVIPDSEL from the coding sequence ATGAAGGCAGTTCAGTTCTCGGAGCACGGCGACCGCGACGTTCTGACCTACGACGAGTTCGACGATCTCGAACCGGGCCGCGACGAGGTGCTCGTCGACGTCAAGGCGGGCGCGCTGAACCATCTCGACATCTGGACACGAAAGGGGCTGCCGGGTGTCGACCTGGAGATGCCACACATCCCCGGCAGCGACGCGGCGGGCGTCGTCGAAGCCGTCGGCGAGAACGTGACGCGCTTCGAAGAAGGCGACCATGTCGCCGTCAGCGCGGGCGTCGCTTGTGGGCAGTGTGAGTTCTGCCGTGACGGCGACGAGTCGCTCTGCGTCCGCTTCCACATCATCGGCGAACACGTCCGCGGCGTCCACGCCGAAGAAGCGGTCGTCCCCGAAGCCAACCTCGTCGAAGTGCCGAAACACGTCGACTGGGAGGTCGCCGGGTCGGCGTCGCTCGTCTTCCAGACCGCGTGGCGGATGCTCGTCGACCGCGCGGGCCTCGAAGCGGGCGAGAAGGTGCTCGTCCTCGGTGCGTCCGGCGGTGTCGGCCACGCGGCCGTCCAGATCGCCGACTACGCGGGCGCAGAGGTCTTCGCGACCGCCTCGACCGACGAGAAACTGGAGTACGCCCGCGAGTGCGGCGCGGACCACGTCATCAACTACGAGGACGAGGACTTCGCCGCCCAGGTCAAGGAGCTGACGGGGAAGCGTGGCGTCGACGTCGTCGTCGACCACATCGGCGAGGCGACGTACCAAGACTCCCTGAAGAGCCTCGCGAAGGGCGGCCGTGTCGTCACCTGCGGGGCGACGACGGGACCGAACCCCGACGCGGGTCTCAACCGCATCTTCTGGAACCAGCTGTCGGTCATCGGCTCGACGATGGCGACGCCCGGACAGGTCGACGACGTGCTCGAACTCGTCTGGGACGGCACCTTCGAGCCGCGCGTCCGCGAGACGCTGCCGATGAGCGAGGCCGAGCGCGCCCACGAGATGATCGAAAACCGTGAGGGCTTTGGCAAGGTGGTCGTAATCCCCGATAGTGAGCTCTGA
- a CDS encoding DUF7504 family protein — MEQNVSSAVTIDDFLATVSASVGDDLLIEGPAMSGKHLLAYRALAQAASDSRPICVTTTDTSKRVREAFESAGGDSDRLLVVDAVSRQSGVATREDSRTRYASSPADLTGIGMALTGLLEQTSEQPVVLVDNISSLLLYSELDTVFRFLHLLTGRVEAAEGRTIQLLNTDSHSSQDRASITQLFELLVDLRLDDDSRSVRLRGGDGVQTDWQPLDFETEGGR; from the coding sequence GTGGAACAGAACGTCTCGTCAGCAGTCACTATCGACGACTTCCTCGCGACTGTGTCGGCGAGCGTCGGTGACGACCTCTTAATCGAGGGACCGGCGATGAGTGGCAAGCATCTGCTGGCGTACCGCGCGCTGGCACAGGCAGCGAGCGACTCGCGTCCGATCTGCGTGACGACGACGGACACCTCGAAACGAGTGCGCGAGGCGTTCGAGTCGGCAGGTGGTGACAGCGACCGACTGCTCGTCGTCGACGCGGTCTCGCGGCAGTCCGGAGTGGCGACCCGCGAGGACAGCCGCACGCGGTACGCGTCGTCGCCCGCAGACCTGACCGGTATCGGAATGGCACTCACGGGACTCCTCGAACAGACGTCGGAGCAGCCGGTCGTTCTCGTCGACAACATCTCGTCGCTACTGCTCTACAGCGAGCTTGACACGGTCTTTCGGTTTCTTCACCTGCTGACCGGCCGGGTCGAGGCAGCCGAGGGCCGTACGATTCAGCTGCTGAACACAGACTCGCACTCGTCGCAAGACCGCGCCTCCATCACCCAACTGTTCGAACTACTCGTCGACCTTCGACTCGACGACGACAGCCGCTCGGTTCGGCTCCGAGGTGGCGACGGGGTACAGACCGACTGGCAGCCGCTGGACTTCGAGACGGAGGGTGGCCGATGA
- a CDS encoding DsbA family protein encodes MREGSRVARRDVLAFGAAGLVGLSGLSGCLGGVGGTGSGGDSGTSTTADGANRSLADHEAAVGLDAQPSLGPDPFEATATIVAFEDPSCPTCRRFEQNVVPRLQPAIENGTLSFVARSYPVIYPWGKPAVQALEATYARDEDAFWGLYRHYFEEQGTFSTANVLDLTRTWLSANTDLDADAVVADAEAKRYDDAVQSDLDAGDAAGANGITPSLFLFRDGQYRTVVRGSAANYDVIAGTLEL; translated from the coding sequence ATGAGAGAGGGTTCACGCGTCGCCCGGCGCGACGTACTCGCATTCGGTGCTGCCGGCCTCGTCGGTCTCAGCGGTCTCAGCGGCTGTCTCGGCGGTGTCGGTGGCACTGGGTCCGGAGGCGACAGCGGGACCTCGACGACCGCCGACGGCGCGAACCGGTCGCTCGCAGACCACGAGGCGGCTGTCGGTCTCGACGCCCAGCCCTCACTCGGTCCTGACCCCTTCGAGGCGACGGCGACCATCGTCGCCTTCGAGGACCCGTCGTGTCCGACGTGTCGGCGCTTCGAGCAGAACGTCGTTCCGAGACTCCAGCCGGCCATCGAGAACGGAACGCTCTCGTTCGTCGCCCGGAGCTACCCCGTCATCTACCCGTGGGGCAAACCCGCCGTGCAGGCACTCGAAGCGACCTACGCCCGCGATGAAGACGCCTTCTGGGGGCTGTACCGCCACTACTTCGAGGAACAGGGGACGTTCTCGACGGCCAACGTCCTCGATTTGACGCGCACGTGGCTCTCGGCCAACACCGACCTCGACGCCGACGCCGTCGTCGCCGACGCCGAGGCGAAGCGGTACGACGACGCCGTCCAGAGCGACCTCGACGCTGGCGACGCGGCCGGTGCCAACGGCATCACTCCGTCGCTCTTTCTGTTCCGTGACGGCCAGTATCGGACGGTCGTCCGCGGGAGTGCTGCCAACTACGACGTGATCGCCGGGACACTGGAGCTATGA
- the tuf gene encoding translation elongation factor EF-1 subunit alpha: MADKPHQNLAIIGHVDHGKSTLVGRLLFETGSVPEHVIEQHRQEAEEKGKGGFEFAYVMDNLAEERERGVTIDIAHQRFDTDKYYFTIVDTPGHRDFVKNMITGASQADHAILVVAADDGVAPQTREHVFLSRTLGIETLIIAVNKMDVVDYSEDTYEEVKEEVQQLLKQVRFDSDDARFIPISAFEGDNIAESSDNMPWFKGPTVLEALNNLPEMSPPTDAPLRVPIQDVYTISGIGTVPVGRVETGMLKTGMNVVFNPSGSGGEVKTIEMHHEEVAEAGPGDNVGFNVRGVGKDDIRRGDVCGAADNPPKVAETFQAQIVVMQHPSVITAGYTPVIHAHTAQVACTFESIDKKLDPKSGEVAEENPDFIKAGDAAIVTLRPQKPLSIEPSSEIPELGSFAIRDMGQTIAAGKVLEVHEK, encoded by the coding sequence ATGGCAGACAAACCACACCAGAATCTGGCAATTATCGGCCACGTCGACCACGGGAAGTCCACGCTCGTCGGACGGCTCCTCTTCGAGACGGGTAGCGTCCCCGAGCACGTCATCGAACAGCACCGACAGGAGGCCGAGGAGAAGGGCAAAGGCGGCTTCGAGTTCGCCTACGTCATGGACAACCTCGCCGAGGAGCGCGAGCGCGGTGTCACCATCGACATCGCCCACCAACGCTTCGACACGGACAAATACTACTTCACCATCGTGGACACACCCGGTCACCGCGACTTCGTGAAGAACATGATTACGGGCGCGAGCCAGGCCGACCACGCCATCCTCGTCGTCGCCGCCGACGACGGGGTCGCCCCGCAGACGCGCGAACACGTGTTCCTCTCGCGGACGCTCGGCATCGAGACGCTCATCATCGCGGTCAACAAGATGGACGTCGTCGACTACTCCGAGGACACCTACGAGGAGGTCAAAGAGGAGGTCCAACAGCTCCTGAAGCAGGTCCGGTTCGACTCGGACGACGCCCGCTTCATCCCGATCTCGGCGTTCGAGGGCGACAACATCGCCGAATCCTCGGACAACATGCCGTGGTTCAAGGGCCCGACCGTGCTCGAGGCACTCAACAATCTCCCGGAGATGTCGCCGCCGACGGACGCGCCGCTGCGCGTGCCGATTCAGGACGTCTACACCATCTCCGGCATCGGGACGGTCCCGGTCGGCCGCGTCGAGACGGGGATGCTCAAGACGGGTATGAACGTCGTGTTCAACCCCTCCGGCTCCGGCGGCGAGGTCAAGACCATCGAGATGCACCACGAGGAGGTCGCGGAGGCCGGTCCCGGCGACAACGTCGGCTTCAACGTCCGCGGCGTCGGCAAGGACGACATCCGCCGCGGCGACGTCTGTGGTGCCGCCGACAACCCGCCGAAGGTCGCCGAGACCTTCCAGGCGCAGATCGTCGTCATGCAACATCCCTCGGTCATCACCGCGGGCTACACGCCGGTCATCCACGCCCACACCGCCCAGGTCGCCTGCACCTTCGAGTCAATCGACAAGAAGCTCGACCCCAAGTCGGGCGAAGTCGCCGAGGAGAACCCGGACTTCATCAAGGCCGGTGACGCCGCCATCGTCACCCTCCGCCCACAGAAGCCGCTGAGCATCGAACCCTCGTCGGAGATTCCCGAACTCGGCTCGTTCGCGATCCGCGACATGGGCCAGACCATCGCCGCTGGCAAGGTGCTGGAAGTCCACGAGAAGTAG
- the ilvD gene encoding dihydroxy-acid dehydratase: MSNQQTSEERDPFSGGKDPRLRSTEVTEGAERAPHRAMFRAMGFDDEDLSSPMVGVANPAADITPCNVHLDDVAQGAIDGVDESGGMPIEFGTITISDAISMGTEGMKASLISREVIADSVELVAFGERMDALVTVAGCDKNLPGMMMAAIRTDLPSVFLYGGSIMPGQHEGREVTVQNVFEGVGTYAEGDMSAEELDDLERHACPGAGSCGGMFTANTMASISEALGLAPLGSASAPAESEERYEVARRAGEAALDCVENDRRPSDILTKKSFENAIALQVAIGGSTNAVLHLLALAAEAGIDLDIEEFDEISRRTPKIANLQPGGTRVMNDLHEVGGIPVVVRRLVEAGLFHGDAMTVTGRTVAEELDQLDLPDDEDIDEDFLYTVDEPYQSEGAIKILTGNLAPGGAVLKVTGDDAFHHTGPVRVFENEEAAMRYVQEGHIESGDVIAIRNEGPRGGPGMREMLGVTAAVVGQGHEDDVALLTDGRFSGATRGPMVGHVAPEAADGGPIALLEDGDEVTVDIPSRTLEVDLSADELEARRAEWEPAEPKYTTGVLAKYGMMFGSASNGAVTNPGVKKDD, from the coding sequence ATGAGCAACCAGCAGACGTCCGAGGAGCGAGACCCCTTCTCGGGCGGCAAGGACCCGCGACTCCGCAGCACCGAAGTCACAGAGGGTGCAGAACGCGCCCCCCACCGTGCGATGTTCCGCGCGATGGGCTTCGACGACGAGGACCTCTCGTCGCCGATGGTCGGCGTCGCCAACCCGGCCGCCGACATCACCCCGTGTAACGTCCACCTCGACGACGTCGCACAGGGTGCCATCGACGGCGTCGACGAGAGCGGTGGGATGCCCATCGAGTTCGGTACCATCACCATCTCCGACGCCATCTCGATGGGGACCGAGGGGATGAAAGCCTCGCTCATCTCCCGAGAGGTCATCGCCGACTCCGTCGAACTCGTCGCCTTCGGCGAGCGGATGGACGCGCTCGTCACCGTCGCCGGCTGTGACAAGAACCTCCCCGGCATGATGATGGCCGCCATCCGCACCGACCTCCCGAGCGTCTTCCTCTACGGTGGCTCCATCATGCCCGGCCAGCACGAGGGCCGCGAAGTGACCGTCCAGAACGTCTTCGAGGGCGTCGGCACCTACGCCGAGGGCGACATGAGCGCCGAGGAACTCGACGACCTCGAACGCCACGCCTGCCCCGGTGCCGGCTCCTGCGGTGGGATGTTCACCGCCAACACGATGGCCTCCATCAGCGAGGCACTCGGTCTCGCGCCGCTCGGCTCCGCCTCCGCGCCCGCCGAGTCCGAGGAGCGCTACGAGGTCGCCCGCCGCGCCGGCGAGGCCGCTCTGGACTGCGTCGAGAACGACCGCCGTCCCTCCGACATCCTCACGAAGAAGTCCTTCGAGAACGCCATCGCCCTCCAGGTCGCCATCGGCGGCTCGACCAACGCCGTCCTCCACCTGCTCGCGCTCGCCGCCGAGGCCGGTATCGACCTCGACATCGAGGAGTTCGACGAGATCTCCCGGCGCACGCCGAAGATCGCGAACCTCCAGCCCGGCGGCACGCGCGTCATGAACGACCTCCACGAGGTCGGCGGCATCCCGGTCGTCGTCCGCCGACTCGTCGAGGCGGGGCTGTTCCACGGCGACGCGATGACGGTCACCGGCCGCACGGTCGCCGAAGAACTCGACCAGCTCGACCTGCCCGACGACGAGGACATCGACGAAGACTTCCTCTACACCGTCGACGAACCGTACCAGTCAGAGGGAGCCATCAAGATTCTCACCGGCAACCTCGCACCCGGCGGCGCGGTGCTCAAGGTGACGGGCGACGACGCGTTCCACCACACCGGTCCCGTCCGCGTCTTCGAGAACGAGGAAGCGGCGATGCGCTACGTCCAGGAGGGTCACATCGAGTCCGGCGACGTCATCGCCATCCGCAACGAGGGGCCGCGCGGCGGTCCCGGGATGCGCGAGATGCTCGGCGTCACCGCCGCTGTCGTCGGTCAGGGCCACGAGGACGACGTGGCACTGCTGACCGACGGCCGCTTCTCCGGGGCGACTCGCGGACCGATGGTCGGCCACGTCGCGCCCGAAGCCGCCGACGGCGGCCCCATCGCCCTGCTCGAAGACGGCGACGAGGTCACCGTCGACATTCCGAGCCGAACGCTGGAGGTCGACCTCTCGGCAGACGAACTCGAAGCCCGCCGCGCCGAGTGGGAACCGGCGGAACCGAAGTACACGACCGGCGTGCTGGCGAAGTACGGCATGATGTTCGGGTCGGCGTCCAACGGCGCGGTGACGAATCCCGGCGTCAAGAAGGACGACTGA
- a CDS encoding NYN domain-containing protein: MDLLDGPVDDSRGHREGVALFVDGPNILRDEFDVDLEDIREAAKDAGRLVAIRLYVDEHATPGLIQAAEAFGYEVVVTSGDVDVKLAVDATRVAVEGRAETFAIASRDTDFKPVLEVANAYGMKTFAIAPGTHGRSDALRNSATMSVTLGE, encoded by the coding sequence ATGGACCTGTTGGACGGCCCTGTCGACGACAGTCGTGGCCACCGTGAAGGGGTGGCACTGTTCGTCGACGGCCCGAACATCCTCCGCGACGAGTTCGACGTCGACCTCGAAGACATCCGTGAAGCAGCGAAGGACGCCGGTCGACTCGTCGCCATCCGCCTCTACGTCGACGAGCACGCGACCCCCGGCCTGATCCAAGCGGCCGAAGCCTTCGGCTACGAGGTCGTCGTCACCAGCGGCGACGTCGACGTCAAACTCGCCGTCGACGCCACCCGCGTCGCCGTCGAAGGTCGCGCCGAGACCTTCGCCATCGCCTCCCGTGATACCGACTTCAAGCCCGTCCTGGAGGTCGCGAACGCCTACGGGATGAAGACGTTCGCCATCGCCCCCGGCACCCACGGTCGGTCGGACGCCCTGCGGAACTCGGCGACGATGAGCGTCACGCTCGGCGAGTAG
- a CDS encoding alpha/beta fold hydrolase has protein sequence MNVDTETPEGYPDDEPGESVFVETNGVRLHTVQAGPEDGPLVLLLHGFPEFWYGWHDQLRPLVNAGYRVVVPDQRGYNLSDKPDGVDAYHIDELARDVVGLVDALGREKAHVVGHDWGAAVAWWVALHYPERVEKLCAVNVPHPHVFSRTLRRRWDQKLKSWYVLAFQVPAVPELLSRVHNWGLLVRTMRRTSLPGTFTSADFERYREAWNQPGSFRAMVNWYRAIVRDRPSPRRTRVTVPTLVFWGARDQFLKKSMARESVNLCDDGRLMLCEDATHWVHHEEPVRVADALVEFFAE, from the coding sequence ATGAACGTCGACACCGAGACCCCCGAGGGCTACCCCGACGACGAACCCGGCGAGTCGGTCTTCGTCGAGACGAACGGTGTCCGGCTCCACACCGTCCAGGCCGGTCCCGAGGACGGCCCACTCGTCCTCTTACTCCACGGCTTCCCCGAGTTCTGGTACGGCTGGCACGACCAGCTGCGGCCGCTGGTGAACGCCGGCTACCGCGTCGTCGTCCCCGACCAGCGCGGCTACAACCTCAGCGACAAGCCCGACGGCGTCGACGCCTACCACATCGACGAACTCGCCCGCGACGTCGTCGGTCTCGTCGACGCGCTCGGCCGCGAGAAAGCCCACGTCGTCGGCCACGACTGGGGCGCGGCGGTCGCGTGGTGGGTCGCGCTCCACTACCCCGAGCGCGTCGAGAAACTCTGTGCGGTCAACGTCCCTCATCCGCACGTGTTCAGCCGGACCCTGCGGCGACGGTGGGACCAGAAGCTCAAGAGCTGGTACGTGCTGGCGTTTCAGGTCCCCGCAGTCCCCGAACTCCTCTCTCGCGTCCACAACTGGGGCCTGCTCGTCCGGACGATGCGCCGGACGAGCCTCCCCGGCACCTTCACCAGCGCCGACTTCGAGCGGTACCGCGAGGCGTGGAACCAGCCGGGGTCGTTCCGCGCGATGGTCAACTGGTACCGCGCCATCGTCCGCGACCGTCCCAGCCCGCGACGCACGCGGGTGACGGTCCCGACGCTCGTCTTCTGGGGAGCGCGCGACCAGTTCCTGAAGAAGTCGATGGCCAGAGAGAGCGTGAATCTCTGTGACGACGGTCGGCTCATGCTCTGTGAAGACGCAACTCACTGGGTCCACCACGAGGAACCGGTCCGCGTCGCCGACGCGCTCGTGGAGTTCTTCGCGGAGTAG